Proteins from a single region of Acidobacteriota bacterium:
- a CDS encoding protein tyrosine phosphatase family protein: protein MTPISKSICLLLFWLMVSSASSKLPFVNEAIHPQEPSKKLYVCPPCGCSQDDEVFTEAGTCSLCKMAYVEKTDKLKTVDAIFTFTRINETFCTAGQPTLEQLESLKKEGFKTIINLRPPSEHQSEKEAAKAKELGFRYINIPVVYLAPKDENVDAFLRLTDEIKNEKVLIHCTAAVRVSAFWMIRRVLRDGLPFEKALEEAHKIGLRNRPHLIEFARKYIESHAKR from the coding sequence ATGACCCCGATTTCAAAATCCATTTGCTTATTGCTTTTCTGGTTGATGGTTTCATCAGCATCTTCAAAATTACCTTTCGTAAACGAAGCGATACATCCTCAGGAACCCTCAAAAAAACTTTATGTTTGTCCGCCTTGCGGTTGTTCTCAGGATGACGAAGTTTTTACCGAAGCCGGCACCTGTTCGCTGTGCAAAATGGCTTATGTGGAAAAGACCGATAAACTCAAAACGGTCGATGCGATTTTCACCTTTACGCGGATCAATGAAACTTTTTGCACAGCCGGACAACCGACCCTCGAACAACTCGAAAGCCTGAAAAAAGAGGGCTTCAAAACCATCATCAATTTGCGCCCGCCGAGCGAACATCAAAGCGAAAAAGAGGCAGCAAAAGCCAAAGAATTGGGATTTCGCTATATCAACATCCCGGTGGTTTACCTTGCGCCGAAAGACGAAAATGTTGATGCGTTTTTAAGACTCACGGATGAAATTAAAAACGAAAAGGTATTGATTCATTGTACGGCAGCGGTTCGCGTCAGCGCCTTCTGGATGATTCGCCGCGTCCTGCGTGACGGATTGCCATTTGAAAAGGCGCTCGAAGAAGCCCACAAAATAGGGCTGCGCAATCGCCCGCATTTAATCGAATTTGCCCGCAAATATATTGAAAGCCACGCGAAGAGATGA
- a CDS encoding DUF2268 domain-containing putative Zn-dependent protease (predicted Zn-dependent protease with a strongly conserved HExxH motif), giving the protein MRIAKIAFLLTAWFIFSASMDFASEQEPAPASKPNLDPDKAQFITSDIDNFWRAYDLAAKEPDFEKRKAIYQREYYDRGSQGVKDFIVLRLGKIENFVVTIEKHPQYYASIRQESLKVNFLKDQIRRSFKKLKALYPDAVFPDVYFMIGKLSTGGTTSKNGLLIGTEMYCRSKATPENELNDWLKAVLKPIATLPAIVAHELIHIQQDTPRADTLLAQSINEGAADFLGELIAGQIINPHLHSYGNPREKELWEDFRKEMNGKVYSKWLYNGTAAKDRPADLGYYMGYKICESYYKNARNKRQSIKDILLIKDFEQFFKASGYAEKFAGK; this is encoded by the coding sequence ATGCGAATTGCCAAAATCGCTTTTTTGCTAACGGCGTGGTTTATTTTTTCTGCGTCGATGGATTTTGCCTCAGAGCAGGAACCCGCGCCTGCAAGCAAACCCAATCTTGACCCGGATAAAGCGCAATTCATCACTTCGGATATAGATAATTTCTGGCGCGCTTATGACCTGGCGGCGAAAGAACCCGATTTTGAAAAACGCAAAGCGATTTACCAGCGCGAGTATTACGACAGAGGCTCTCAAGGGGTAAAAGATTTCATCGTCTTGCGCCTCGGTAAAATCGAAAACTTTGTGGTAACGATTGAGAAACATCCGCAGTATTACGCCTCGATTCGTCAGGAATCGCTCAAAGTCAATTTCCTGAAAGACCAAATCAGGAGGAGTTTTAAGAAATTAAAAGCTCTTTATCCCGATGCCGTTTTTCCCGATGTCTATTTTATGATTGGCAAATTGAGCACCGGCGGCACCACTTCAAAAAACGGTCTGCTCATCGGCACGGAAATGTATTGCCGCAGCAAAGCGACGCCCGAAAATGAATTGAACGATTGGCTGAAAGCGGTTCTCAAACCGATTGCGACCTTGCCGGCGATTGTCGCGCATGAACTGATTCACATTCAGCAGGACACCCCGCGAGCCGACACCTTGCTTGCGCAATCCATCAACGAAGGCGCGGCGGATTTTTTAGGTGAGCTGATTGCCGGACAAATCATCAACCCGCACCTGCACAGTTATGGCAATCCGCGCGAAAAAGAACTCTGGGAAGATTTCAGAAAAGAGATGAATGGCAAGGTTTATTCAAAGTGGCTTTACAACGGCACGGCGGCAAAAGACCGACCCGCCGATTTGGGCTATTATATGGGCTATAAAATCTGCGAGTCGTATTATAAAAATGCCAGAAACAAGCGCCAGTCCATCAAAGATATTTTGCTCATCAAAGATTTCGAGCAATTTTTTAAAGCCAGCGGCTACGCAGAAAAATTCGCCGGGAAATAA
- a CDS encoding ankyrin repeat domain-containing protein yields MPRKILMVLIAFMFAFAACSKNSETANTNSAPKPNPDIKDVEGFTPLMNAIKTGDVEGAKQAIENGGNVNAKTNSGITPLHIAAGMGNTELVKILIEKGGDVNAKPPGNFTPLMQAALTGQKEVVEILLEAGADATVKDVSNKTAADWADANKHKEIADILRKKTGEPAKPEPVKSDAKPIEKKPK; encoded by the coding sequence ATGCCACGAAAAATTCTTATGGTTCTTATTGCGTTCATGTTTGCGTTTGCTGCCTGCTCGAAAAATAGTGAAACCGCCAACACCAACAGCGCCCCAAAACCTAACCCCGACATTAAAGATGTCGAAGGTTTCACGCCGCTGATGAATGCCATTAAAACCGGCGATGTTGAAGGCGCAAAACAGGCGATTGAAAACGGCGGCAATGTCAACGCCAAAACCAATTCCGGCATCACGCCGCTGCATATTGCCGCAGGAATGGGCAACACCGAACTGGTTAAAATCCTCATCGAAAAAGGCGGGGACGTAAACGCCAAACCGCCGGGAAATTTCACGCCACTGATGCAGGCTGCGCTCACCGGACAAAAAGAGGTGGTTGAAATATTATTGGAAGCCGGCGCGGATGCGACCGTAAAAGATGTTTCCAACAAGACCGCTGCCGATTGGGCGGATGCCAATAAACACAAGGAAATTGCCGATATTTTGCGAAAAAAGACCGGCGAACCGGCGAAACCTGAACCCGTCAAGTCGGATGCTAAACCGATAGAGAAAAAACCTAAATAA
- a CDS encoding acetate kinase, with product MNILVLNCGSSTVKFQIIPTDEDVIARNADQPLVRGTIERIGGEAIMVLQVDNQTPIRLTAPLHNIGEAVGYILRWISSPASGVEAINSIADIHAVGHRVVHGGERFQQSVIINDEVLRSIEDCIDLAPLHNPANIKGILAAREQFGTGVPQVAVFDTAFHQTLPERAYLYAVPYQLYRRYKVRRYGFHGTSHRYVAQRYRQMLDLKRDETNIITLHLGNGCSAAAIRAGDSIDTSMGFTPLEGLVMGTRSGDIDPSIVEFIGAKEGLNAREVENLLNKQSGLLGISGLTNDMRELLDEAHENNDRRAQLAIDIFTYRARKYIGAYLAAMGGADAVVFTGGIGANSAEVRARICEGLHWLGLDLDDKRNIEHIGGREGLISKKSSKLKAYVIPTDEELMIARDTYRCVSKERSSK from the coding sequence ATGAATATTTTAGTTTTGAATTGTGGCAGTTCAACCGTTAAGTTTCAGATTATTCCGACCGACGAAGATGTAATTGCGCGCAATGCCGATCAGCCTTTGGTGCGCGGCACGATTGAACGCATCGGCGGCGAAGCCATTATGGTTTTGCAGGTAGATAATCAAACGCCGATTCGGTTGACCGCGCCTTTGCATAATATAGGCGAAGCCGTCGGCTATATTCTGCGTTGGATTTCTTCACCGGCTTCAGGGGTTGAGGCGATAAATTCCATCGCTGATATTCATGCTGTCGGGCATCGCGTGGTTCACGGCGGCGAACGCTTTCAACAATCCGTCATCATTAATGACGAGGTTTTGCGCAGCATTGAAGATTGCATAGACCTTGCGCCGCTGCATAATCCCGCCAATATCAAAGGCATTCTGGCTGCCCGCGAACAATTCGGCACAGGGGTTCCGCAGGTTGCCGTATTTGACACCGCCTTTCATCAAACCCTGCCGGAACGCGCTTACCTGTACGCCGTGCCGTATCAACTTTATCGACGTTATAAAGTGCGTCGTTACGGCTTTCACGGAACCTCGCATCGCTATGTCGCGCAACGTTACCGGCAAATGCTCGACCTCAAACGCGATGAAACCAACATCATCACTTTGCATTTGGGCAACGGTTGCTCGGCGGCAGCGATTCGCGCCGGCGATTCGATAGATACGTCGATGGGCTTTACGCCGCTTGAAGGGTTAGTGATGGGCACACGTTCGGGCGACATTGACCCTTCGATAGTTGAATTCATCGGCGCGAAAGAAGGGTTGAACGCCCGCGAAGTTGAAAACCTGCTCAATAAACAATCGGGGTTGCTTGGCATTTCGGGACTCACGAACGATATGCGAGAACTTTTGGATGAAGCGCACGAGAACAACGACCGACGGGCGCAACTGGCGATTGATATTTTTACCTATCGGGCGCGCAAATATATCGGCGCATATCTGGCGGCAATGGGTGGCGCGGATGCGGTGGTGTTTACCGGCGGCATCGGCGCAAATTCGGCAGAGGTTCGCGCGCGTATTTGTGAAGGCTTGCACTGGCTTGGGCTTGACCTCGACGATAAGCGGAACATCGAACACATTGGCGGGCGCGAAGGTTTAATCAGTAAAAAGAGTTCAAAGCTGAAAGCCTATGTCATCCCGACCGACGAAGAATTGATGATTGCCCGCGATACCTATCGTTGTGTCAGTAAAGAACGCTCAAGCAAGTAG
- a CDS encoding DUF885 domain-containing protein, with protein MKKKARVYRLFEILVVIILGVGNFAPTVTLAQKTEDKTAMAAADFPKFVDEYLSDLHSRHPALAAASGIHAWDGGLEDYSYTGINAEVSAIKKFQERLAKIPPLQLSSSDLFDYQILASNMKARLLELEQIQSFKRNPSIYCDTISNSLLQIAMYEYAPADSRLRHLIAKEKLIPELIDAARANINGIPAVFLKVAIENFKGTNDFIQNDLPQAFATVKDAKLQSEFKKSTKTASEAISRYIKHLEKTKADSTVAFAIGKANFEAKLRYEEGIDIAVDTLLKIAYRELRKTQDEFRQVCAKINPKLDPLLVWADVQREHPKAGTLVDEAQKQLDTLKKFIEEKQLVTIPQAVPPVVSATPDFMRWSTASMWTPGAFEARALTSRYLITDVDPKWTEKQQEEYLGSINYPQLWSTSIHEAYPGHYLQGVYLSRVQSKVRKTAAFAPASFVEGWAHYTEQMMLEEGFGNGDPKIKLGQLADALLRLCRFVVGIRLHTEGMKIEDGTRFFMEHAFMGETPARLEAERGTFDPTYLVYTVGKLMILKLREDYRRFHKQDYSLQEFHDRLLSIGQAPLWVYRQALMPGDKSKLLE; from the coding sequence ATGAAGAAAAAAGCCCGTGTTTACAGGCTTTTTGAAATTCTCGTTGTCATCATCTTAGGGGTTGGCAATTTTGCTCCTACAGTTACACTCGCACAAAAGACCGAAGATAAGACGGCGATGGCAGCAGCCGATTTCCCAAAATTCGTCGATGAGTATTTAAGCGATTTGCATTCGCGACATCCTGCCCTGGCGGCAGCAAGTGGTATTCACGCCTGGGACGGCGGGCTGGAAGATTATAGTTATACAGGTATCAATGCCGAGGTTTCCGCAATTAAAAAATTTCAGGAACGGCTTGCCAAAATTCCACCGTTGCAACTCTCAAGTTCCGATCTTTTCGATTATCAAATCCTCGCCTCGAATATGAAAGCCCGGCTTCTGGAGTTGGAACAGATTCAATCCTTTAAACGCAATCCGTCAATTTATTGCGACACGATTTCCAACTCGCTTCTGCAAATCGCCATGTATGAATACGCGCCTGCCGATTCGCGACTACGTCACCTCATCGCCAAAGAGAAGTTGATTCCTGAATTAATCGACGCGGCGCGCGCCAACATCAATGGCATTCCAGCAGTCTTTTTAAAAGTGGCAATTGAAAATTTCAAAGGCACCAACGATTTCATCCAAAACGATTTGCCGCAAGCCTTCGCTACGGTAAAGGATGCAAAGTTACAAAGCGAATTTAAAAAATCGACGAAGACCGCAAGCGAGGCGATTAGTCGCTATATCAAACATCTCGAAAAAACCAAAGCGGACAGCACGGTTGCGTTTGCGATTGGCAAAGCCAATTTTGAAGCCAAGCTGCGTTACGAAGAAGGCATCGACATCGCGGTTGATACCTTGCTCAAAATCGCTTACCGCGAACTTCGCAAAACCCAAGATGAGTTCCGCCAGGTATGCGCCAAAATCAACCCCAAACTCGACCCTCTACTGGTCTGGGCTGACGTTCAGCGAGAACATCCGAAAGCCGGAACCTTGGTTGACGAAGCGCAGAAGCAACTCGACACCTTGAAAAAATTCATTGAAGAAAAACAGCTTGTCACCATACCGCAAGCTGTGCCGCCTGTAGTGTCTGCGACTCCCGATTTTATGCGCTGGTCAACCGCGAGTATGTGGACGCCCGGAGCCTTTGAAGCGCGCGCTCTCACATCCCGTTACCTCATCACCGACGTTGACCCGAAATGGACGGAAAAACAGCAGGAAGAATATCTCGGCTCCATCAACTACCCGCAGTTGTGGTCAACGTCGATTCACGAAGCCTATCCCGGTCATTACCTGCAAGGCGTTTATCTTTCGCGGGTGCAATCGAAAGTGCGCAAGACTGCGGCGTTTGCGCCCGCAAGTTTTGTTGAAGGCTGGGCGCATTATACCGAACAGATGATGCTTGAAGAGGGTTTCGGCAATGGCGACCCGAAAATCAAACTCGGACAACTCGCGGATGCCCTTTTGAGGCTTTGTCGATTCGTGGTCGGCATACGCCTGCACACCGAAGGTATGAAGATTGAAGACGGCACGCGCTTTTTTATGGAGCATGCCTTTATGGGTGAAACGCCTGCGCGCCTTGAAGCCGAGCGCGGAACTTTTGACCCGACTTATCTGGTTTACACGGTTGGAAAACTCATGATTTTGAAATTGCGCGAAGATTACCGGCGCTTTCACAAACAGGATTATTCATTGCAGGAATTTCATGACCGTTTGCTTTCAATCGGACAGGCACCGCTCTGGGTTTATCGCCAGGCTTTGATGCCCGGCGATAAAAGCAAACTGCTGGAATAA
- the proC gene encoding pyrroline-5-carboxylate reductase, protein MLKEKKLAVLGAGKLGETLIKGLLEAGVIDVANVTVTAAHLPRLEQLKERFNIRGTLSNVEAVSDADIILLSVKPQTVPTVLTEIGDKLKPSQLLISVAASVSIAFIEKHIAADVPVIRAMPNTASQINKGMTGIAPGTHTSKDHTALAKFIFASVGRCVVADEKHMDAITGLSASGPAFIYIIIESLAEAGVKVGLPRDVATELAAQTVVGAGSMVLETAEHPAKLKDTVTTPAGCTIDGILELEEGGLRVTLIKAVVKATHRAKELLEV, encoded by the coding sequence ATGTTAAAAGAGAAAAAGCTGGCAGTGCTTGGGGCGGGCAAACTCGGAGAGACCTTAATTAAAGGGTTGCTTGAAGCCGGTGTGATTGATGTCGCAAACGTTACCGTCACGGCTGCTCACCTGCCACGACTTGAACAGTTAAAAGAACGGTTCAATATTCGCGGCACCCTCTCAAATGTCGAAGCCGTAAGCGACGCCGACATCATTTTACTGAGTGTCAAACCGCAGACCGTACCCACCGTGCTCACAGAGATTGGCGATAAACTGAAACCTTCGCAATTACTCATTTCGGTAGCCGCATCGGTGAGCATCGCGTTTATTGAAAAGCATATCGCCGCCGATGTGCCGGTCATTCGCGCGATGCCAAATACTGCATCGCAAATCAACAAAGGCATGACGGGTATTGCCCCCGGCACCCACACGAGCAAAGACCACACGGCGCTGGCGAAATTCATCTTCGCTTCGGTGGGTCGTTGCGTGGTTGCCGACGAAAAACATATGGATGCAATAACCGGGCTTTCAGCATCGGGTCCGGCGTTCATTTACATCATCATCGAATCCTTAGCCGAAGCCGGTGTCAAGGTCGGTCTGCCGCGTGATGTCGCGACAGAGCTTGCGGCGCAAACCGTGGTCGGCGCGGGGTCGATGGTTCTGGAAACCGCCGAACATCCGGCAAAATTAAAAGACACCGTGACCACCCCCGCAGGCTGTACGATTGACGGCATCCTGGAACTCGAAGAAGGCGGGTTGCGCGTCACTTTGATTAAAGCGGTCGTCAAAGCCACGCATCGCGCCAAAGAATTATTGGAAGTTTGA